The following coding sequences lie in one Phragmites australis chromosome 8, lpPhrAust1.1, whole genome shotgun sequence genomic window:
- the LOC133927711 gene encoding uncharacterized protein LOC133927711, which produces MNSNASQVSSAAMSSNASQVFSSQPSSPSASSSTDPISELMPMLLRDPHLLHLLHHTAAQDHIDHRGAHPRRDPEWVMIDQCNVNWLYTTITPDDTTYTIWRAIEGNFRDNCLTRAVYIEAELRNMCQGDMSITQYCTKLKSLADSLRDIGQPIRQENQEPLPSFLHARSYLLLEEQSMEQSTKMEAAQAMFTGRKSSSSPATQGSDGGSNSSGRWSRNKEPSIGILLILCNELRHWRRRRQHSAIAPSNRRDAMAWWLQPWMGLFQAWPMPIRMPRTGVLGPRPGVTAQQAYAAQAPQGASNASASAVFPPGAAPPANVWDQTTLIASLNNLAAAPGHQQCCFDTGATSHMSTNPGSSHLGSDSPM; this is translated from the exons ATGAATTCCAATGCCTCCCAAGTTTCTTCTGCTGCCATGAGTTCCAATGCCTCCCAAGTTTTCTCCTCACAGCCCTCTTCTCCATCTGCTTCTTCCTCCACTGATCCCATCTCTGAACTTATGCCCATGCTGCTAAGGgacccccacctcctccaccttctacACCACACGGCGGCTCAG GACCACATCGATCATCGTGGTGCCCATCCTCGTCGCGATCCGGAGTGGGTAATGATTGATCAGTGCAATGTGAACTGGCTCTACACCACCATCACGCCTGATGACACCACCTACACCATCTGGCGCGCTATTGAGGGCAACTTCCGCGACAATTGCCTCACCCGCGCTGTCTACATCGAAGCCGAGCTGCGGAACATGTGCCAGGGCGACATGTCTATCACGCAGTACTGCACCAAGCTAAAGTCCCTCGCCGATAGTCTTCGCGACATCGGCCAACCGATTCGTCAAGAGAATCAG GAGCCACTGCCTTCGTTCCTCCACGCTCGCTCCTACCTTCTCTTGGAGGAGCAGAGCATGGAGCAATCCACAAAAATGGAAGCCGCGCAGGCCATGTTCACTGGCCGCAAGTCTTCCTCCTCGCCAGCGACTCAAGGCTCCGACGGCGGCTCCAACTCCAGCGGGCGTTGGTCCAGAAACAAGGAGCCCAGCATCGgcatcctcctcatcctctgcAACGAGCTCCGGCactggcggcgccggcgccagcacAGCGCCATCGCGCCCTCCAACCGGCGCGACGCAATGGCCTGGTGGCTACAACCGTGGATGGGCCTTTTCCAGGCCTGGCCCATGCCAATTCGTATGCCGCGCACGGGGGTTCTTGGGCCCCGCCCTGGCGTGACAGCCCAGCAGGCATACGCGGCCCAGGCGCCCCAAGGTGCTTCAAATGCTAGCGCCTCTGCAGTATTCCCGCCGGGCGCTGCTCCTCCCGCCAACGTCTGGGATCAGACGACACTCATCGCCTCCCTGAACAATCTCGCTGCTGCCCCCGGCCACCAACAATGCTGCTTCGACACTGGAGCTACCTCTCACATGTCCACTAATCCCG GATCTTCGCACCTAGGCAGTGATTCTCCGATGTGA
- the LOC133926933 gene encoding protein NRT1/ PTR FAMILY 4.6-like isoform X1, with protein sequence MEDGAREVERWEGYVDWQNRPATRGRHGGMLAASFVLAVEVMENLAFLANASNLVTYLMRFMHYPPSQSATTVTNFMGTAFLLALLGGFLSDAFFTTYTIYLVSAFIECTGLVILTIQARTPSLMPLQCANVAAAPCAPVSGDKKAMLFVGLYLTALGVGGIKGSLPSHGAEQFDEHAPRGRKGRSTFFNYFVFCLSCGALIAVTFAVWVEDNKGWQWGFGISTIAILLSIPVFVAGSRLYRNKVPTGSPLTTIAKVILAAALARRGGVQSSSNGAVIDRAPSPTGSSELKEYCKSGEICDAVDEAVEPSQELTFLNRAVRCQPRCTRLVCTVQEVEDVKIVLMVLPIFFSTIMLNCCLAQLSTFSVEQAATMDTSVGKLTVPPASLPVFPLTFIILLAPVYDHVIIPFARRVTGTEMGISHLQRIGTGLVLSIVAMAVAAVVEVKRKNVAADAGMLDSTKPLPITFFWIAFQYLFLGSADLFTLAGLLEFFFSEAPSRMRSLATSLSWASLALGYYLSSVLVSIVNSATGRGGHRPWLHGASLNHYHLERFYWVMCVLSALNYLFFLFWAIRYKYINAGNIKG encoded by the exons ATG GAGGACGGAGCGCGGGAGGTGGAGCGGTGGGAGGGCTACGTGGACTGGCAGAACCGGCCGGCGACGAGGGGCCGGCACGGCGGCATGCTCGCCGCCTCCTTCGTGCTCG CCGTGGAAGTGATGGAGAACCTGGCGTTCCTGGCGAACGCGAGCAACCTGGTGACGTACCTGATGCGGTTCATGCACTACCCGCCGTCGCAGTCGGCGACGACGGTGACCAACTTCATGGGCACGGCGTTCCTGCTCGCCCTCCTCGGCGGCTTCCTCTCCGACGCCTTCTTCACCACCTACACCATCTACCTCGTCAGCGCCTTCATTGAGTGCACG GGGCTGGTGATCCTGACGATCCAGGCGCGGACGCCGTCGCTGATGCCGCTGCAGTGCGCCAACGTGGCGGCAGCCCCGTGCGCGCCCGTGTCGGGGGACAAGAAGGCGATGCTGTTCGTGGGGCTGTACCTGACGGCGCTGGGCGTGGGCGGGATAAAGGGCTCCCTGCCGTCGCACGGCGCGGAGCAGTTCGACGAGCACGCGCCGCGGGGGCGGAAGGGACGCTCCACCTTCTTCAACTACTTCGTCTTCTGCCTCTCCTGCGGCGCGCTCATCGCCGTCACCTTCGCCGTCTGGGTCGAGGACAACAAGGGCTGGCAGTGGGGGTTCGGGATCTCCACCATCGCCATCCTGCTCTCCATCCCGGTCTTCGTTGCTGGGTCCAGGCTCTACCGCAACAAGGTGCCCACGGGGAGCCCGCTCACCACCATCGCCAAGGTcatcctcgccgccgcgctcgcgcGCCGCGGGGGCGTCCAGAGCTCCAGCAACGGCGCCGTCATCGACCGCGCGCCCAGCCCGACGGGAAGCAGCGAATTAAAGGAGTACTGTAAGTCCGGGGAGATCTGCGACGCCGTCGACGAGGCGGTGGAGCCGTCCCAGGAGCTCACGTTCTTGAACCGTGCGGTGCGGTGCCAGCCGCGGTGCACGCGCCTGGTGTGCACGGTGCAGGAGGTGGAGGACGTCAAGATCGTGCTCATGGTGCTTCCCATATTCTTCTCCACCATCATGCTCAACTGCTGCCTGGCGCAGCTGTCCACGTTCTCGGTCGAGCAGGCGGCTACGATGGACACGAGcgtggggaagctcaccgtgccgCCGGCGTCGCTGCCGGTGTTCCCGCTCACGTTCATCATCCTCCTCGCGCCCGTCTACGACCACGTCATCATCCCGTTTGCGCGCCGCGTGACGGGGACGGAGATGGGCATCTCCCACCTCCAGCGCATCGGAACCGGGCTGGTCCTCTCCATCGTCGCCATGGCGGTGGCCGCCGTCGTCGAGGTGAAGCGCAAGAACGTGGCGGCGGACGCCGGGATGCTGGACTCGACGAAGCCGCTGCCCATCACCTTCTTCTGGATCGCGTTCCAGTACCTGTTCCTGGGGTCGGCGGACCTGTTCACGCTGGCGGGGCTGCTCGAGTTCTTCTTCAGCGAGGCGCCGTCCAGGATGCGGTCGCTGGCGACGTCGCTGTCGTGGGCGTCGCTGGCGCTGGGGTATTACCTGAGTTCGGTGCTGGTGTCGATCGTGAACAGCGCGACGGGGCGCGGCGGGCACCGGCCGTGGCTGCACGGTGCCAGCCTGAACCACTACCACCTCGAGAGGTTCTACTGGGTCATGTGCGTGCTCAGCGCGCTCAACTACCTCTTCTTCCTGTTCTGGGCCATCAGGTACAAGTACATAAACGCAGGGAATATCAAAGGGTAG
- the LOC133926933 gene encoding protein NRT1/ PTR FAMILY 4.6-like isoform X2: MMGLVILTIQARTPSLMPLQCANVAAAPCAPVSGDKKAMLFVGLYLTALGVGGIKGSLPSHGAEQFDEHAPRGRKGRSTFFNYFVFCLSCGALIAVTFAVWVEDNKGWQWGFGISTIAILLSIPVFVAGSRLYRNKVPTGSPLTTIAKVILAAALARRGGVQSSSNGAVIDRAPSPTGSSELKEYCKSGEICDAVDEAVEPSQELTFLNRAVRCQPRCTRLVCTVQEVEDVKIVLMVLPIFFSTIMLNCCLAQLSTFSVEQAATMDTSVGKLTVPPASLPVFPLTFIILLAPVYDHVIIPFARRVTGTEMGISHLQRIGTGLVLSIVAMAVAAVVEVKRKNVAADAGMLDSTKPLPITFFWIAFQYLFLGSADLFTLAGLLEFFFSEAPSRMRSLATSLSWASLALGYYLSSVLVSIVNSATGRGGHRPWLHGASLNHYHLERFYWVMCVLSALNYLFFLFWAIRYKYINAGNIKG; this comes from the exons ATGATG GGGCTGGTGATCCTGACGATCCAGGCGCGGACGCCGTCGCTGATGCCGCTGCAGTGCGCCAACGTGGCGGCAGCCCCGTGCGCGCCCGTGTCGGGGGACAAGAAGGCGATGCTGTTCGTGGGGCTGTACCTGACGGCGCTGGGCGTGGGCGGGATAAAGGGCTCCCTGCCGTCGCACGGCGCGGAGCAGTTCGACGAGCACGCGCCGCGGGGGCGGAAGGGACGCTCCACCTTCTTCAACTACTTCGTCTTCTGCCTCTCCTGCGGCGCGCTCATCGCCGTCACCTTCGCCGTCTGGGTCGAGGACAACAAGGGCTGGCAGTGGGGGTTCGGGATCTCCACCATCGCCATCCTGCTCTCCATCCCGGTCTTCGTTGCTGGGTCCAGGCTCTACCGCAACAAGGTGCCCACGGGGAGCCCGCTCACCACCATCGCCAAGGTcatcctcgccgccgcgctcgcgcGCCGCGGGGGCGTCCAGAGCTCCAGCAACGGCGCCGTCATCGACCGCGCGCCCAGCCCGACGGGAAGCAGCGAATTAAAGGAGTACTGTAAGTCCGGGGAGATCTGCGACGCCGTCGACGAGGCGGTGGAGCCGTCCCAGGAGCTCACGTTCTTGAACCGTGCGGTGCGGTGCCAGCCGCGGTGCACGCGCCTGGTGTGCACGGTGCAGGAGGTGGAGGACGTCAAGATCGTGCTCATGGTGCTTCCCATATTCTTCTCCACCATCATGCTCAACTGCTGCCTGGCGCAGCTGTCCACGTTCTCGGTCGAGCAGGCGGCTACGATGGACACGAGcgtggggaagctcaccgtgccgCCGGCGTCGCTGCCGGTGTTCCCGCTCACGTTCATCATCCTCCTCGCGCCCGTCTACGACCACGTCATCATCCCGTTTGCGCGCCGCGTGACGGGGACGGAGATGGGCATCTCCCACCTCCAGCGCATCGGAACCGGGCTGGTCCTCTCCATCGTCGCCATGGCGGTGGCCGCCGTCGTCGAGGTGAAGCGCAAGAACGTGGCGGCGGACGCCGGGATGCTGGACTCGACGAAGCCGCTGCCCATCACCTTCTTCTGGATCGCGTTCCAGTACCTGTTCCTGGGGTCGGCGGACCTGTTCACGCTGGCGGGGCTGCTCGAGTTCTTCTTCAGCGAGGCGCCGTCCAGGATGCGGTCGCTGGCGACGTCGCTGTCGTGGGCGTCGCTGGCGCTGGGGTATTACCTGAGTTCGGTGCTGGTGTCGATCGTGAACAGCGCGACGGGGCGCGGCGGGCACCGGCCGTGGCTGCACGGTGCCAGCCTGAACCACTACCACCTCGAGAGGTTCTACTGGGTCATGTGCGTGCTCAGCGCGCTCAACTACCTCTTCTTCCTGTTCTGGGCCATCAGGTACAAGTACATAAACGCAGGGAATATCAAAGGGTAG